From a region of the Actinopolymorpha singaporensis genome:
- a CDS encoding NAD(P)/FAD-dependent oxidoreductase, with amino-acid sequence MGDSRPRVVVVGGGFAGFHALRHLERRLRPEAAELVLVSPTDYFLYTPLLPEVATGALEPRHIAVSLRQALPRTRHLLGHVTAMDIPGRTVTVDVADDAMQVTADRTVPWHRLVLTPGSVTRQFDIPGLAEHAHGVKTLTEALYLRDHLLTQLDRADALPPDSAEDAERKARLTVVAVGAGYTGTEVVAQLRWWTHSIAARWARIRPGDVRWLLIDIADTVLPELGKQLGDVAMGVLRHRGVEVRLGVTVSSVTDREVTLTDGTTVPARTLIWGAGVSANPLVATLGLPLAKGRLVVDEQLRVPGVEYVWAAGDAAAVPDLTKFPDGHGDRTGGEQPVTPPTAQHAQRQGAALARNVAASLGVGQARPYRHRDLGLVADLGGRDAVARPLNVSMSGLVATVTRGYHLTALPATSNRLRVAADWLLDAALPPQAVQLSEIRPGDALIAAAEGTEIYRREAGRRSLGT; translated from the coding sequence ATGGGCGATTCCCGACCGCGGGTGGTGGTCGTGGGCGGGGGATTCGCCGGATTCCACGCGCTGCGTCACCTGGAGCGTCGGCTTCGGCCCGAGGCCGCAGAGTTGGTGCTGGTCAGCCCGACGGACTACTTCCTCTACACCCCGCTGCTGCCGGAGGTCGCCACCGGCGCCTTGGAGCCGCGTCACATCGCTGTCTCGCTGCGCCAGGCCCTGCCGCGTACGCGCCACCTGCTTGGTCATGTGACCGCGATGGACATCCCCGGGCGTACCGTCACCGTCGACGTGGCCGACGACGCCATGCAGGTGACGGCTGACCGGACCGTGCCATGGCACCGGCTGGTCCTCACCCCGGGGTCGGTGACACGGCAGTTCGACATTCCCGGGCTGGCCGAGCACGCGCACGGGGTGAAGACACTGACTGAGGCGCTGTACCTGCGCGACCACCTCCTGACACAACTCGACCGCGCTGACGCCCTGCCACCCGACTCTGCCGAGGACGCCGAACGCAAGGCGCGGCTGACAGTGGTCGCGGTGGGCGCCGGGTACACCGGCACCGAGGTCGTCGCACAGCTTCGGTGGTGGACGCACAGTATTGCCGCACGGTGGGCCCGGATCAGACCAGGGGACGTACGCTGGCTGCTCATCGACATCGCCGACACGGTGCTTCCCGAGCTGGGCAAGCAACTCGGTGACGTCGCGATGGGCGTGCTGCGCCACCGCGGGGTCGAGGTCCGGCTGGGGGTTACGGTCTCGTCGGTAACCGACCGGGAAGTCACCTTGACCGACGGCACCACCGTGCCCGCCCGCACCTTGATCTGGGGTGCCGGGGTGTCCGCGAACCCTCTGGTGGCTACGCTCGGCCTGCCGCTGGCCAAGGGCCGGCTGGTCGTCGACGAGCAACTGCGGGTGCCGGGTGTGGAGTACGTGTGGGCGGCCGGGGACGCCGCCGCTGTTCCTGATCTGACGAAGTTCCCGGACGGTCACGGCGATCGCACCGGTGGCGAACAGCCGGTGACTCCGCCGACGGCTCAGCACGCGCAACGCCAGGGTGCCGCTCTGGCTCGCAACGTCGCCGCGAGCTTGGGCGTGGGGCAGGCGCGGCCCTACCGCCACCGTGACCTTGGGCTGGTGGCCGACCTTGGTGGTCGCGACGCGGTGGCGCGTCCTCTGAACGTCTCCATGTCCGGGCTGGTGGCCACCGTCACCCGCGGATACCACCTGACCGCGTTGCCGGCGACGTCCAACCGGCTCCGGGTCGCTGCCGACTGGCTGCTCGACGCCGCGCTACCACCCCAGGCCGTACAACTGTCGGAGATTCGCCCTGGAGATGCGCTGATCGCAGCAGCCGAAGGTACCGAGATCTACCGTAGGGAGGCTGGTCGCCGCTCGCTGGGGACATGA
- a CDS encoding NADPH-dependent F420 reductase, whose product MAHLSIIGTGNMGQAIASIAGKGDHTVQLLGKSDVDTPVSGDIVVLAVPYPAVAVVLEQRGNQLEGKVVVDITNPLDFETLDSLMVPADGSAAAEIAAKLPNSRVLKAFNTTFAATLVAGTVGPLTTTVLIAGDDDDAKAILAGVITSGGLHAIDVGPLKRAREMEAIGFLQISLAANEKVSWTGGFGIVP is encoded by the coding sequence ATGGCACACCTCTCCATCATCGGCACCGGCAACATGGGTCAGGCCATCGCGTCCATCGCGGGCAAGGGCGATCACACCGTGCAGCTGCTCGGCAAGAGCGACGTCGACACTCCGGTCAGTGGCGACATCGTCGTCCTTGCAGTGCCGTACCCGGCCGTCGCGGTAGTGCTCGAGCAGCGCGGAAACCAACTCGAGGGCAAGGTGGTCGTCGACATCACCAACCCACTGGACTTCGAGACCTTGGATTCGCTGATGGTCCCGGCGGATGGCTCGGCCGCCGCGGAGATCGCCGCCAAGCTTCCGAACTCCCGTGTGCTCAAGGCGTTCAACACCACCTTCGCCGCAACTCTGGTGGCTGGCACCGTCGGGCCGTTGACCACCACGGTGCTTATCGCCGGTGACGACGACGACGCCAAGGCAATCCTGGCCGGTGTTATTACGTCCGGTGGTCTGCACGCCATCGACGTCGGGCCTCTCAAGCGTGCCCGCGAGATGGAGGCGATCGGCTTCCTGCAGATCAGCCTTGCCGCCAACGAAAAGGTCTCGTGGACGGGAGGCTTCGGTATCGTCCCCTGA
- a CDS encoding YceI family protein, translating into MAASAGQVRLGPDNGHLILRTGRQGVASKVGHDLTIEVADWSAQLDLPADTPADATVTAQINLESLQVREGTGGVKPLTDKDRDEIHGNARRILAVDRHPRATFQSSQVTPTASGTTVTGTLTLHGASAPIELHVREVTPHRYHGTAVVVQSAYGIKPYSAFLGALKLRDEVEVEVDIDLSGAERPTRPS; encoded by the coding sequence ATGGCAGCCTCGGCCGGCCAGGTCCGGCTTGGACCAGACAACGGACATCTCATCCTGCGTACCGGCCGTCAAGGCGTCGCGTCGAAGGTCGGACATGACCTGACGATCGAGGTAGCCGACTGGTCAGCACAGCTGGATTTGCCCGCCGACACGCCGGCCGACGCGACGGTCACCGCACAGATCAATCTGGAGTCACTGCAGGTTCGAGAGGGCACTGGCGGCGTCAAGCCATTGACCGACAAGGACCGGGACGAGATTCACGGCAATGCCCGGCGGATCCTTGCGGTAGACCGCCATCCCCGTGCAACGTTCCAGTCCAGCCAGGTGACTCCCACTGCCAGCGGTACCACGGTCACCGGAACGCTGACGTTGCATGGTGCCTCAGCCCCCATCGAGTTGCACGTGCGCGAGGTGACACCACACCGATACCACGGCACCGCCGTGGTAGTGCAGTCGGCGTACGGAATCAAGCCCTACTCGGCCTTTCTCGGTGCACTGAAACTTCGCGACGAGGTGGAGGTGGAAGTCGACATCGACTTGTCGGGGGCCGAGCGACCAACGCGGCCATCGTGA
- a CDS encoding ATP-binding protein, with product MLCAAIVDRFTFHCTILETGTDSYRLAHTKQEITA from the coding sequence TTGTTGTGCGCCGCGATCGTGGACCGGTTCACCTTCCACTGCACCATCCTCGAGACCGGCACCGACTCCTACCGGCTCGCGCACACCAAGCAGGAGATCACAGCATAG
- a CDS encoding zinc-binding dehydrogenase, protein MREVELPDLEPGQIRLRTRVSLISTGTEGIIYSGGFAPGTHWDRWFSYPSRPGYSLVGEVSDVGPDVTGDLRPGDRVVALLGHASHHVADASVCTRVPDDVSDEDAAWFALAKVAFVGVEASQARLGSSAVVVGAGPIGQMTVRWLAALGAADIVMVHRGSGPRLELARAGGATAVLQQDLANGLSGIAAPATVLDCTGNPDVLTHALAAVADRGRVVIVGDVGDPSQQRLSSDLIVRGLTVVGAHGRHLLGRREHDIRRLFFSLVASGRFAGMCGLVTHKFAPRNGAEAYALLDADRSATMGVIFDWQ, encoded by the coding sequence TTGCGCGAGGTCGAGCTACCCGATCTCGAGCCTGGTCAGATCCGGCTGCGAACTCGGGTATCGCTGATCAGCACCGGCACCGAGGGCATCATCTACAGCGGCGGATTCGCCCCTGGAACGCACTGGGACCGGTGGTTCAGCTATCCCAGTCGTCCGGGGTACTCGCTCGTCGGCGAGGTCAGCGACGTCGGCCCTGATGTCACCGGCGACCTTCGCCCAGGTGACCGGGTAGTGGCTCTCCTCGGCCACGCGTCTCACCATGTCGCCGACGCCAGCGTGTGCACGCGGGTTCCAGACGACGTTTCGGACGAGGATGCGGCGTGGTTCGCGCTGGCCAAGGTCGCATTCGTCGGCGTGGAAGCATCACAGGCACGCTTGGGCAGTTCGGCCGTGGTCGTCGGGGCGGGTCCCATCGGTCAGATGACCGTGCGATGGCTGGCGGCTCTGGGCGCGGCCGACATTGTCATGGTCCATCGCGGGAGTGGACCGCGGCTCGAGCTCGCCCGAGCAGGCGGAGCAACGGCAGTCCTGCAGCAGGATCTGGCCAACGGACTGTCTGGAATCGCAGCACCGGCTACAGTTCTCGACTGCACCGGCAACCCGGACGTTCTCACTCACGCGCTGGCCGCTGTGGCCGACCGGGGCCGTGTGGTCATCGTCGGCGACGTAGGTGACCCCTCCCAGCAGCGGCTCAGTTCCGATCTGATCGTTCGTGGCCTCACCGTGGTGGGTGCACATGGCCGCCACCTGCTGGGACGGCGTGAACACGACATTCGCCGGCTGTTCTTCAGCCTCGTGGCGTCGGGACGCTTCGCAGGGATGTGCGGTCTCGTCACGCACAAGTTCGCACCGCGCAACGGCGCCGAGGCGTACGCACTGCTCGACGCGGACCGCTCAGCCACCATGGGCGTAATCTTCGATTGGCAGTAG
- the bfr gene encoding bacterioferritin yields the protein MVELLNDALTFELTVTNTYFLHARTLDHWGFERLGKVFYDLSLEEMRDADALIQRILLFHGHPNVQRLNPIQVGEDAVEVLRLALESEQAAVAQFNASAEECHNLGDHGTAAVFEEMVRDEEKHADWFESQIDAIDRVGTANYLAQHISTGRSPA from the coding sequence GTGGTCGAGTTGCTCAACGATGCCCTGACCTTCGAACTCACGGTGACCAACACCTACTTCCTCCACGCTAGAACGCTGGATCACTGGGGGTTCGAGCGGCTGGGCAAGGTCTTCTACGACCTGTCGCTTGAGGAGATGCGCGACGCCGACGCGCTGATTCAGCGGATCCTGCTCTTCCACGGCCACCCGAACGTGCAGCGGCTCAATCCCATCCAGGTGGGCGAGGACGCGGTCGAGGTACTGAGGCTCGCGCTCGAGAGCGAGCAGGCCGCCGTCGCGCAGTTCAATGCCTCGGCCGAGGAGTGCCACAACCTCGGCGACCACGGCACTGCGGCCGTCTTCGAGGAGATGGTCCGCGACGAGGAGAAGCACGCGGACTGGTTCGAGAGCCAGATCGACGCCATCGACCGCGTCGGCACCGCCAACTACCTCGCCCAGCACATCTCGACCGGCCGGTCCCCCGCCTAG
- a CDS encoding (2Fe-2S)-binding protein, translating to MIVCHCVVVNDRAVVDAVRGGARTLAGVCRSTGAGRECGGCVFSIKRLLCEHQPDPALQEVDVAAS from the coding sequence ATGATCGTGTGTCATTGCGTGGTCGTGAACGACCGGGCGGTCGTCGACGCCGTCCGGGGCGGGGCCCGCACCCTCGCCGGCGTCTGCAGGTCCACCGGTGCCGGACGCGAGTGTGGAGGGTGCGTCTTCTCGATCAAGCGCCTCCTGTGCGAGCACCAACCTGATCCCGCATTGCAGGAGGTGGACGTTGCGGCCAGTTAG
- a CDS encoding alcohol dehydrogenase catalytic domain-containing protein, with protein sequence MVYDGPRQVSVTHVPDARIERPTDVLVQITSANICGSDLHMYEARTDFEPGRWFGHENLGRVVEVGDGVDKAQVGEYVVLPFNISCGRCKNCERQLTNYCLTAQPDLPVFCERIVREFAHTAPSARAGGCR encoded by the coding sequence GTGGTGTACGACGGGCCGCGGCAGGTCAGCGTCACGCATGTGCCGGACGCGCGGATCGAGCGACCGACCGACGTCCTGGTGCAGATCACGTCGGCGAACATCTGCGGCTCCGACCTGCACATGTACGAAGCTCGGACCGACTTCGAGCCCGGCCGCTGGTTCGGGCACGAGAACCTGGGTCGAGTGGTCGAAGTCGGCGACGGGGTCGACAAGGCGCAGGTGGGGGAGTACGTGGTTCTGCCGTTCAACATCTCCTGCGGACGCTGCAAGAACTGCGAGCGTCAGCTCACGAACTACTGCCTGACCGCCCAACCGGACCTGCCCGTGTTCTGCGAGCGCATCGTGCGGGAGTTCGCTCACACAGCGCCGAGCGCAAGAGCAGGAGGGTGTCGATGA
- a CDS encoding zinc-dependent alcohol dehydrogenase: MRAVTWRGVNKIGVEDVPEPSILNGHDIILEVGLSATCGSDLHLVGGYIPAMRAGDVLGHEFMGTVTAVGRDVTKHQVGDRVVVVSFTSCGKCWYCRQGLFSLCDNGNPNPGITEALWGQSIGGCYGYSHAMGGWAGSHARYIRVPYADQGAFAIPDGVSDERALFASDAAPTGWTGAHQAGVQQGDVVAVWGAGAVGQMAARAAMLMGAERVVVIDRFENRLEQVRTHIGAETLDYEQVDVSAELREMTGGRGPDVCIEAVGMEAHSPGPQYFYDQVKQQMRLQTDRPTAVREAIYSCRKGGTVFTLGVFVGLVDKFPLGAVMNKALTLRGAQQHGHRYIPEILERMSRDELKTEHLATHVMSIEDGPKGYRMFKEKEDGCVRAVFRPGA; the protein is encoded by the coding sequence ATGAGGGCGGTGACGTGGCGCGGGGTCAACAAGATCGGTGTTGAGGACGTTCCGGAGCCCAGCATCCTCAACGGCCACGACATCATCCTCGAGGTCGGGCTGAGTGCAACCTGCGGCTCCGACCTGCACCTGGTCGGCGGCTACATCCCAGCGATGCGAGCAGGCGACGTGCTCGGACACGAGTTCATGGGCACTGTCACCGCCGTCGGGCGCGATGTGACCAAGCACCAGGTCGGGGACCGTGTCGTGGTGGTCTCGTTCACCAGCTGCGGAAAGTGCTGGTACTGCCGACAGGGGCTGTTCTCGCTGTGCGACAACGGCAACCCCAACCCCGGGATCACCGAGGCGCTCTGGGGCCAGTCCATCGGCGGGTGCTACGGATACTCCCACGCGATGGGTGGGTGGGCGGGCAGCCACGCCCGCTACATCAGGGTGCCGTACGCCGATCAGGGCGCCTTCGCCATCCCCGACGGCGTCTCCGACGAGCGCGCCCTGTTCGCTTCCGACGCGGCGCCCACCGGCTGGACCGGAGCGCACCAGGCCGGCGTCCAGCAGGGAGACGTGGTCGCGGTGTGGGGAGCCGGAGCGGTCGGCCAGATGGCCGCCCGGGCCGCCATGCTGATGGGTGCCGAACGCGTCGTGGTCATCGACCGCTTCGAGAACCGGCTCGAGCAGGTACGCACGCACATCGGGGCCGAGACGCTCGACTACGAACAGGTCGACGTCTCCGCCGAGCTGCGCGAGATGACCGGCGGGCGGGGACCCGACGTCTGCATCGAGGCGGTGGGCATGGAGGCGCACAGCCCCGGACCTCAGTACTTCTACGACCAGGTCAAGCAGCAGATGCGCCTGCAGACCGACCGACCCACCGCCGTCCGCGAGGCCATCTACTCCTGCCGCAAGGGCGGAACGGTGTTCACCCTCGGTGTCTTCGTCGGCCTCGTGGACAAGTTCCCACTCGGCGCCGTGATGAACAAGGCGCTCACCCTCCGTGGCGCCCAGCAGCACGGGCACCGCTACATCCCGGAGATCCTCGAGCGCATGAGCCGTGACGAGCTGAAGACCGAGCACCTCGCCACCCACGTCATGTCGATCGAGGACGGGCCGAAGGGCTACCGGATGTTCAAGGAGAAGGAGGACGGGTGCGTCCGCGCCGTGTTCCGTCCGGGGGCGTGA
- a CDS encoding glycosyl hydrolase — MSRRKRTFQAIAVAAAISGILASVTIAAKAVNGPKTVPNARHAAGGQYDKSDVLRWMSGLPHRSDRGVVSGFFGGYSGGTFSLKQTELLRKRTGHYPGLLACDYGNWVSSDNTQVDSSCNGTLKRWWSNGGLVSVGIHMPSPTGHGFGTKLDDFADLTNTHTAVGRSWQHSLKRMGDGLSDLQKAGVVVLWRPFHEMNGDWFWWANQHPSTFKRVWAYTYDYLVNTRGLDNLIWVYAPDCSRNSNLLDYYPGKGKVDVVGLDCYTDNPSGGDGRIVRNLDRQYKQMLSLGKPFAFTEVGPRDRVDGTFNWKRWIDAIHQRYPRTTYFLAWNDKWSPTQNRNAKGLMNHPLVINRDNMDGAAGTPLHAPPVGRS; from the coding sequence ATGAGTAGACGGAAGCGGACTTTTCAGGCGATTGCTGTTGCAGCTGCCATCTCCGGAATCCTCGCATCAGTGACAATCGCGGCGAAGGCTGTCAATGGCCCGAAAACCGTCCCGAACGCTCGCCACGCGGCCGGTGGCCAGTACGACAAGTCTGACGTACTCAGATGGATGTCCGGTCTCCCACACCGCAGCGACAGGGGGGTCGTATCCGGCTTTTTCGGCGGCTACAGCGGCGGTACGTTCAGCCTGAAGCAAACAGAGCTGCTGAGGAAGAGGACCGGCCACTATCCAGGCCTGCTGGCCTGCGACTACGGCAACTGGGTGAGCAGCGACAACACCCAGGTAGACAGTTCGTGCAACGGCACGTTGAAGAGGTGGTGGAGCAACGGCGGACTCGTCAGCGTCGGCATCCACATGCCCAGCCCGACCGGACACGGCTTCGGCACGAAGCTGGACGACTTTGCTGATCTCACCAACACCCACACCGCCGTCGGCCGCTCCTGGCAGCACTCGCTCAAGAGGATGGGTGACGGGCTGAGCGACCTGCAGAAGGCCGGCGTCGTAGTGTTGTGGCGACCATTCCACGAGATGAACGGTGACTGGTTCTGGTGGGCCAACCAGCATCCGTCCACGTTCAAGAGGGTATGGGCGTACACATACGACTACCTCGTCAACACCCGCGGACTCGACAACCTGATCTGGGTGTACGCGCCGGACTGCAGTCGCAACAGCAATCTCCTCGACTACTACCCCGGCAAGGGCAAGGTCGACGTCGTGGGACTCGACTGCTACACCGACAACCCCTCTGGCGGCGACGGCAGGATTGTCAGAAACCTCGACAGACAGTACAAGCAGATGCTCAGCCTGGGCAAGCCTTTCGCCTTCACCGAAGTAGGCCCCCGCGACCGCGTCGATGGGACATTCAACTGGAAGAGATGGATTGACGCCATCCATCAGCGATACCCCAGGACCACCTACTTCCTCGCCTGGAACGACAAATGGAGCCCGACCCAGAACCGGAACGCCAAGGGTCTGATGAACCACCCGTTGGTCATCAACCGAGACAACATGGACGGCGCCGCAGGCACCCCGCTCCACGCCCCACCGGTCGGCCGTAGCTGA